In a single window of the Rhopalosiphum padi isolate XX-2018 chromosome 1, ASM2088224v1, whole genome shotgun sequence genome:
- the LOC132919919 gene encoding CAP-Gly domain-containing linker protein 1-like isoform X1 gives MNNKDQSESVLHSNDGPYSEEIIGQYTMELPVFSNKKINSTQNQQRKKKKVLKPIRMHTLSATRRRQSGVSNSPYLTTYTSCTGARSNSSNVNNLLINDHILRIKKLENELIEAHMKTRELIVENRLLKTLEKRQENALSMYEGKQAKLPQAIKSYEEEIRTLKSQIRQIKISFKEMENRYKSQNIELIALHKQYKHLLSLSQNKQLSKKENLSDQLEEAQSTIKKQDDKILNVMKKLELQNKSHRYHRNVENIKIKELQHEVKRLEDENKKLRSCLDKLKNKNYGSRQSFTKGITEDSISIISRVLKPIQTIHDGQGDVIDASFYKTNESISLKPETFHEDQEENRRYSMKNNKESYTSTTPSSMSWIENDMTKLTKENQPELIKTVKNDFENKIKHKATAPLQVPGTSMTRSQKDILLAKLNQVSEDKDNYENYYKSKLLKQTINKRYSSYDSDNISGESSNSDSSQE, from the exons ATGAATAATAAAGATCAAAGCGAGTCAGTTTTACATTCTAATGATGGTCCATATTCTga AGAAATTATTGGGCAGTACACCATGGAATTGCctgtatttagtaataaaaaaataaatagtactcAGAATCAACAGCGTAAGaagaaaaaagttttgaaaCCAATACGTATGCACACATTATCGGCCACAAGAAGAAGACAat CAGGCGTTTCAAATTCACCATATCTAACTACTTATACTAGTTGTACTGGAGCCCGATCAAATTCatcaaatgttaataatttactaattaacgATCATATATTACGGATCAAAAAACTAGAAAATGAACTGATTGAAGCACATATGAAAACACgt GAATTGATCGTAGAAAACCGTTTATTAAAAACACTGGAAAAGCGACAAGAAAATGCATTATCTATGTATGAAGGTAAACAAGCCAAGCTACCACAGGCAATTAAATCATATGAAGAGGAAATACGCACATTAAAAAGCCAAATAcgtcaaattaaaatttcatttaaagaAATGGAAAATAGATACAAATCAcagaatattgaattaatagcTTTACATAAACAGTACAAACACCTTTTAAGTTTATCTCAAAATAAACAGTtaagtaaaaaagaaaatttatcaGATCAATTAGAAGAAGCACAgagtacaataaaaaaacaagatGATAAAATTTTg aatgttatgaaaaaattaGAACTTCAAAATAAATCTCATAGGTATCATAgaaatgtagaaaatattaaaatcaaagaatTACAACATGAAGTTAAACGTTTGGAAgatgaaaacaaaaaactaaGATCGTGTTtggataaacttaaaaataaaaattatggttCAAGACAAAGTTTTACAAAAGGCATAACTGAAGattcaataagtataatatctcG tgTATTAAAGCCTATACAAACAATACATGATGGGCAAGGTGATGTAATAGATGCATCTTTTTACAAAACGAATGAGTCAATATCCCTTAAACCAGAAACGTTTCATGAAGATCAAGAAGAAAACAGAAgatattcaatgaaaaataataaagaatcatACACATCAACAACACCAAGCAGTATGTCTTGGATAGAAAATGACATGACCAAGTTGACAAAA gaaAACCAACCAGAActaataaaaactgtaaaaaatgattttgaaaataaaatcaaacataaagCTACAGCTCCATTACAAGTACCAGGAACCTCCATGACTAGATCACAAAAAGATATACTTTTAGCAAAATTAAATCAAGTCAGTGAGGATAAAGACaactatgaaaattattataagtctaAACTACTAAAACAAACAATCAATAAGAGATACTCATCATATGATTCTGACAATATAAGTGGCGAATCTTCCAACAGTGATAGTTCACAAGAATAA
- the LOC132919919 gene encoding CAP-Gly domain-containing linker protein 1-like isoform X2 produces the protein MNNKDQSESVLHSNDGPYSEEIIGQYTMELPVFSNKKINSTQNQQRKKKKVLKPIRMHTLSATRRRQCVSNSPYLTTYTSCTGARSNSSNVNNLLINDHILRIKKLENELIEAHMKTRELIVENRLLKTLEKRQENALSMYEGKQAKLPQAIKSYEEEIRTLKSQIRQIKISFKEMENRYKSQNIELIALHKQYKHLLSLSQNKQLSKKENLSDQLEEAQSTIKKQDDKILNVMKKLELQNKSHRYHRNVENIKIKELQHEVKRLEDENKKLRSCLDKLKNKNYGSRQSFTKGITEDSISIISRVLKPIQTIHDGQGDVIDASFYKTNESISLKPETFHEDQEENRRYSMKNNKESYTSTTPSSMSWIENDMTKLTKENQPELIKTVKNDFENKIKHKATAPLQVPGTSMTRSQKDILLAKLNQVSEDKDNYENYYKSKLLKQTINKRYSSYDSDNISGESSNSDSSQE, from the exons ATGAATAATAAAGATCAAAGCGAGTCAGTTTTACATTCTAATGATGGTCCATATTCTga AGAAATTATTGGGCAGTACACCATGGAATTGCctgtatttagtaataaaaaaataaatagtactcAGAATCAACAGCGTAAGaagaaaaaagttttgaaaCCAATACGTATGCACACATTATCGGCCACAAGAAGAAGACAat GCGTTTCAAATTCACCATATCTAACTACTTATACTAGTTGTACTGGAGCCCGATCAAATTCatcaaatgttaataatttactaattaacgATCATATATTACGGATCAAAAAACTAGAAAATGAACTGATTGAAGCACATATGAAAACACgt GAATTGATCGTAGAAAACCGTTTATTAAAAACACTGGAAAAGCGACAAGAAAATGCATTATCTATGTATGAAGGTAAACAAGCCAAGCTACCACAGGCAATTAAATCATATGAAGAGGAAATACGCACATTAAAAAGCCAAATAcgtcaaattaaaatttcatttaaagaAATGGAAAATAGATACAAATCAcagaatattgaattaatagcTTTACATAAACAGTACAAACACCTTTTAAGTTTATCTCAAAATAAACAGTtaagtaaaaaagaaaatttatcaGATCAATTAGAAGAAGCACAgagtacaataaaaaaacaagatGATAAAATTTTg aatgttatgaaaaaattaGAACTTCAAAATAAATCTCATAGGTATCATAgaaatgtagaaaatattaaaatcaaagaatTACAACATGAAGTTAAACGTTTGGAAgatgaaaacaaaaaactaaGATCGTGTTtggataaacttaaaaataaaaattatggttCAAGACAAAGTTTTACAAAAGGCATAACTGAAGattcaataagtataatatctcG tgTATTAAAGCCTATACAAACAATACATGATGGGCAAGGTGATGTAATAGATGCATCTTTTTACAAAACGAATGAGTCAATATCCCTTAAACCAGAAACGTTTCATGAAGATCAAGAAGAAAACAGAAgatattcaatgaaaaataataaagaatcatACACATCAACAACACCAAGCAGTATGTCTTGGATAGAAAATGACATGACCAAGTTGACAAAA gaaAACCAACCAGAActaataaaaactgtaaaaaatgattttgaaaataaaatcaaacataaagCTACAGCTCCATTACAAGTACCAGGAACCTCCATGACTAGATCACAAAAAGATATACTTTTAGCAAAATTAAATCAAGTCAGTGAGGATAAAGACaactatgaaaattattataagtctaAACTACTAAAACAAACAATCAATAAGAGATACTCATCATATGATTCTGACAATATAAGTGGCGAATCTTCCAACAGTGATAGTTCACAAGAATAA
- the LOC132919930 gene encoding uncharacterized protein LOC132919930 encodes MNKFSRLLGWRRLAVGIAYCQTKVINPDEVEQPIVIELNQIAEKLTHKYLLQQTCTISVNSSCQMITIALVALNDASKKYKDELIKGMNLLEPNDLFDEKSENDFMESRYDITNAKSFYLDSISAMDCALQLGRSNALMSHTVEANTVLNSMSEKLYSAEREFQSCVEEIRKLEEKFTRLLADSVKASKNEDS; translated from the exons atg AATAAGTTTTCCAGATTACTTGGCTGGCGTCGTTTAGCTGTAGGAATAGCCTATTGTCAAACAAAAGTCATTAACCCAGATGAGGTTGAACAACCAATTGTCATAGAATTGAATCAAATAGCCGAAAAACTGACccacaaatatttattacaacaaaCGTGTACTATATCAGTAAACAGTTCTTGTCAAATGATTACAATAGCACTAGTTGCACTCAATGATGCATCAAAGAAATACAA agATGAACTAATTAAGGGTATGAACTTATTGGAACCCAATGATTTGTTTGATGAAAAATCAGAAAATGATTTTATGGAGTCTCGATATGATATTACGAATGCAAAATCGTTTTATTTG gattCTATTAGTGCTATGGATTGTGCTTTACAATTAGGAAGGTCAAATGCACTTATGTCTCATACAGTAGAAGCAAACACTGTATTAAATAGTATGTCTGAAAAACTTTATTCCGCTGAAAGAGAG TTTCAGTCTTGTGTTGAAGAGATAagaaaattagaagaaaaatTTACTAGATTATTGGCAGACTCTGTGAAAGCATCTAAAAATGaagatagttaa
- the LOC132919913 gene encoding uncharacterized protein LOC132919913 gives MECRRTVVTGGVLRSPPSASAAPLTMAAGVMRHRSLRHGRLYDCDDEVVDEYNNNNNSNVYATTINNTTQLVDELEQLRTDNFQLRLRVYNAERRVDKLSAAALDRDREKRSNSTNTDSDDTDDSSDHSDTDHNNAAAKATAEAAVRTIHDLLTVNRRLLALLAATVSAKSVSLSADDKRRWRRLRKHIDDGTKEEKTNNELDEVDDEFHDASATDSDTSCKSRVASAERSATRQNVLRSPPPPPVPSSSAPLETTGEDDEGAGSEVSRLRGRCRRLERSLQQLVNTELWARNRQIGKLEQQKYATQVADAAAQKDRKPAEAVAADVASPQQHYLQQFRSKAASTTPLPAVTKGILVKRLPAETSTATTASTAVAESQNHRKSPLTVTTITTPPPVLPDYSEVNFFFSCDEEEEDDNDEDSAEMNTSSSSEEETADSNDCGGDEKPVRLTAIGAPVSSTSTRKRHCRPHHRQLQQPTCKGVGDAATVTTTSSSSTESDATADEADDLNGDAVTVTTTAATSPTARSRTVSGGGLHRRRRCRPPRRCSTCGRCSGAVDAAEAAADRAKPPPSLTDAQVQCGDGNVAADHDCSNDDRDVAGESQLQLLRRELDARRRENGRLYDMLLKLQRGTQSGDRGKGDGGPRIPSPDLSSDSDPSGSPEPYRRAPGAVRDRIADLLPPLLSIRSISDDDDDDDNGGRQRDQPDGAEQQQQQQLMLLTRLRERIVAYERRELNGGDDRAAVQSARPEDTSNDAVRRMDRTDLVNVALPRVVERLRQALVPLLQHRRENDVAASAGAGRSSNVGDGDAFIDGARPSPPREER, from the exons ATGGAATGCCGTCGGACTGTCGTTACCGGCGGAGTGTTGCGATCGCCTCCGTCCGCGTCAGCTGCGCCACTGACGATGGCTGCGGGCGTGATGCGGCACCGGAGCCTCCGTCACGGTCGGTTGTACGATTGCGACGACGAAGTCGTTGACGagtacaacaacaacaacaacagcaacgtGTATGCGACCACGATAAACAATACGACGCAGCTCGTCGACGAGTTGGAACAGCTGCGGACTGACAACTTTCAGCTTCGGTTGCGCGTCTACAACGCCGAACGGCGAGTGGACAAGCTCTCGGCGGCCGCGCTCGATCGGGACCGGGAAAAGCGCAGCAACAGTACCAATACCGATAGCGACGACACCGATGACAGTAGCGACCACAGCGACACCGACCACAATAACGCGGCGGCCAAGGCGACCGCCGAAGCTGCCGTGCGCACTATCCACGACTTGTTAACGGTCAACCGAAGACTGCTGGCACTGCTGGCGGCCACAGTTTCGGCCAAATCGGTTTCCTTGTCTGCCGACGACAAACGACGTTGGCGGCGATTGCGAAAGCACATCGATGACGGCACG AAAGAAGAGAAGACAAACAACGAACTCGACGAAGTTGACGACGAATTCCATGACGCGTCTGCGACGGATTCGGATACGTCATGCAAATCGCGGGTAGCGTCTGCGGAGCGTTCCGCGACGAGACAAAACGTTCTGCGTTCGCCTCCGCCTCCACCGGTACCGTCGTCGTCCGCACCGCTCGAGACCACGGGCGAAGACGATGAAGGTGCCGGCTCTGAAGTGTCCCGTTTACGAGGACGGTGCAGACGGCTGGAGCGGTCACTACAGCAGCTAGTCAACACAGAACTGTGGGCCCGGAACCGGCAGATTGGCAAGCTCGAGCAACAAAAGTACGCGACCCAAGTGGCCGACGCGGCTGCACAGAAAGACAGGAAACCGGCTGAGGCGGTGGCTGCGGATGTAGCTTCACCGCAACAACATTATCTGCAGCAATTCCGTTCAAAAGCCGCGTCGACTACTCCGCTACCCGCGGTGACCAAAGGAATCCTAGTAAAACGGTTGCCCGCGGAGACATCTACCGCAACAACAGCATCAACGGCCGTCGCGGAATCACAGAACCATCGAAAGTCACCGCTAACGGTAACTACAATCACGACACCGCCACCGGTGTTGCCGGACTATTCGGAAGTGAACTTTTTCTTCAGCTGCGACGAAGAAGAAGAAGACGACAACGACGAAGACTCCGCAGAGATGAACACTTCGTCGTCGTCGGAAGAGGAAACCGCGGATTCGAACGACTGCGGGGGCGACGAAAAGCCTGTACGGTTAACTGCGATCGGCGCTCCGGTATCGTCGACGAGTACGCGGAAACGACACTGTCGACCCCATCATCGGCAACTGCAACAGCCAACCTGCAAAGGCGTTGGCGACGCGGCCACCGTCACTACGACGTCGTCCTCGTCAACGGAGTCTGATGCGACCGCGGACGAAGCGGACGATTTGAACGGCGATGCCGTTACCGTGACAACGACTGCCGCTACGTCGCCCACCGCACGAAGTCGGACCGTCAGTGGCGGCGGTTTGCACAGAAGGCGACGGTGCAGGCCACCCCGCCGATGTTCAACTTGCGGCCGTTGTAGTGGCGCCGTGGACGCCGCGGAGGCGGCTGCAGATCGCGCGAAGCCGCCGCCGTCCTTGACCGACGCCCAAGTGCAGTGCGGTGACGGAAACGTGGCTGCCGACCACGACTGCAGCAATGATGATCGTGACGTTGCGGGCGAATCGCAACTGCAACTATTGCGCCGCGAACTGGACGCCCGGCGGCGTGAAAACGGTCGACTGTACGACATGTTGCTGAAATTGCAACGCGGAACGCAATCGGGCGACCGGGGAAAGGGCGACGGTGGCCCGAGAATTCCGTCACCCGACTTATCGTCGGACTCAGACCCGAGTGGTTCGCCCGAACCGTATCGGCGCGCGCCCGGAGCGGTCCGCGATCGCATCGCCGACCTGTTGCCACCGCTCCTGTCCATACGATCGATTtcagacgacgacgacgacgacgacaacggtgGCCGTCAACGTGACCAGCCGGACGGCGCggaacaacagcaacaacaacagctGATGCTGTTGACCCGTCTCCGGGAACGCATAGTGGCGTACGAACGGCGAGAACTGAACGGCGGCGACGATCGCGCTGCGGTGCAGTCGGCGCGGCCGGAAGACACGTCGAACGATGCCGTCCGCCGCATGGACCGCACCGATCTGGTAAACGTGGCGCTCCCGCGGGTCGTAGAACGGCTCCGCCAGGCGCTCGTGCCACTGTTGCAACATCGGCGGGAAAACGATGTCGCCGCGTCGGCCGGTGCAGGTAGATCCTCGAACGTCGGCGATGGCGATGCATTCATCGACGGCGCACGACCGTCGCCGCCGAGGGAAGAGCGATGA
- the LOC132932410 gene encoding all trans-polyprenyl-diphosphate synthase PDSS2-like: protein MNSTSTIFRLLWPRISKNSASAVVCYRRPYASSATAVHNSNQQKPDWNRAVSEAEKIVGYPTSFLSLRWLLSDEIANVALHLRKLVGSNHPLLKTAKGLLYNGRNNMQAWGLIVLLISKAAGHLNVDEMEEDKAAGVLHSQRALAEVTEMIRTSHLVHNGLVNIYPGLYPEPVILNDMAFGNKIALLSGDYLLSNSCAELASLRNQDLVELISSALRDLSEAEFVGRRDSQNNPLPSPFEPLNRHFNSKLPLNPLEPSDSLGNMPLTPALQDWTKRNVLSAGSLLGKSCQGTLALAGHGVELQKQGFLFGKHLSLAWQAYLDLEPFMSGSPYSLGISFNLTSAPVMFHLEHDPSLFEEIDKGVNSVQDVDYAKIHSIVMKGPGIDYTKQLQKEHSRKAMEVLEVFEESDARTALSNIIVAMGGE from the exons ATGAACAGCACATCAACAATATTTCGGCTACTATGGCCCAGGATATCGAAGAATTCGGCATCAGCGGTCGTCTGTTACCGGCGACCGTATGCATCTTCAGCCACGGCAGTGCACAACAGCAACCAACAAAAACCCGACTGGAACCGTGCAGTGTCCGAAGCCGAGAAAATCGTCGGCTACCCGACGTCGTTTCTTAGCCTCAGATGGCTTCTGAGTGACGAGATTGCAAATGTTGCGTTACATCTACGCAAGTTGGTCGGTTCCAATCATCCGTTGCTCAAAACCGCCAA AGGCCTGTTGTATAATGGCAGGAATAACATGCAGGCTTGGGGTTTGATTGTGTTGCTAATTTCTAAAGCAGCTGGTCATTTAAATGTTGATGAAATGGAAGAAGACAAAGCAGCTGGTGTTTTACACAGTCAAAGGGCATTAGCCGAGGTTACCGAAATGATTCGTACCAGTCATTTAGTACACAATGGTTTGGTTAACATATACCCAGGATTATATCCTGAACCTGTTATACTCAACGATATGGCTTTTGGAAATAAAATTGCTTTACTCAGTGGTGATTATTTACTTAGTAACTCATGTGCAGAACTTGCCTCTCTCAGGAATCAAgat cttgtCGAGTTAATCAGTAGTGCTTTACGCGATCTTTCTGAAGCCGAATTCGTTGGTAGAAGAGATTCTCAAAATAATCCTCTTCCTTCACCATTTGAACCACTTAATCGGCATTTTAATTCCAAATTGCCTCTTAACCCTCTAGAACCATCAGATTCTTTAGGAAATATGCCATTAACACCTGCTCTTCAAGACTGGACTAAACGTAATGTTCTATCAGCTGGCAGTTTATTGGGCAAATCATGTCAAGGCACATTAGCTTTAGCTGGACATGGAGTAGAGTTACAGAAACAAGGATTCTTATTTGGTAAACATCTTTCACTTGCTTGGCAG gcaTACCTAGATTTAGAGCCATTTATGTCTGGTTCACCATATTCCTTGGGCATCTCTTTCAATTTAACTTCAGCACCAGTTATGTTCCACCTTGAACATGACCCATCATTATTTGAAGAAATCGACAAGGGTGTAAATTCTGTTCAAGATGTTGATTATGCAAaa atACATAGTATTGTAATGAAAGGACCTGGAATAGATTACACCAAACAATTGCAAAAAGAACATTCTCGGAAAGCCATGGAAGTGTTGGAAGTTTTTGAAGAAAGTGACGCAAGAACAGCACTATCTAACATAATTGTAGCAATGGGAGGCGAATGA
- the LOC132917739 gene encoding all trans-polyprenyl-diphosphate synthase PDSS2-like, giving the protein MKVGRSPTAIRMLRNGPAVRVRNPGDRQPRQLYTSSSVVSATMTTQFNVNHRLHKPNWDRAVSEAEKIVGYPSSFLSLRWLFSDEIANIALHLRRMVNSNHPLLKTVKGLLYNGQNTMQAWGLIVLLVSKAAGHVNVDSSADEDKSGVLRSQRALAEIAEMIRTSHLMHNGLINIYPEMFSEPIGHNDMSFGNKIGLLSGDYLLANSFNELSILKNQNLMELISSALRDLSEAEFVGRRDSQNNPLPSPFEPLDRNNDSTRLRFNPLQSSSEQLQGDMPLTPALHDWTKRNVLSAGSLLGKSCQGALLLAGHGEQLQKQGFLFGKHLSLAWQAYLDLEPFLSDSMYSLGMSFNLTSAPVMFHLEHDSSLFREIDKGVNSIQDVDYVKVHDVVVNGPGINYTKQLQKEHSKKAMEILNVFEESDARTALSNIIIAMDRE; this is encoded by the exons ATGAAGGTCGGACGGTCACCAACGGCAATCCGGATGCTGCGAAACGGGCCTGCCGTCCGTGTCCGTAATCCCGGTGATAGACAGCCGCGGCAACTTTACACTTCTTCATCGGTGGTCAGTGCGACAATGACGACACAGTTCAACGTCAACCATCGACTGCATAAACCCAACTGGGACCGCGCGGTGTCCGAGGCCGAGAAGATCGTCGGCTACCCGTCATCATTCCTAAGTCTCAGATGGCTGTTCAGTGACGAGATAGCCAATATCGCGCTACACCTACGCCGCATGGTCAACTCCAACCATCCACTCCTGAAAACAGTCAA AGGTTTGTTATACAACGGTCAGAATACCATGCAAGCTTGGGGGCTGATCGTGTTACTCGTATCCAAAGCAGCCGGTCACGTGAATGTGGACAGTTCAGCGGACGAAGATAAGTCGGGCGTTTTGCGCAGTCAGAGGGCGCTAGCTGAGATCGCAGAAATGATCCGCACCAGCCACCTGATGCATAATggtcttattaatatatacccaGAAATGTTCTCGGAACCTATCGGCCACAATGACATGAGTTTCGGCAACAAGATTGGCTTGCTCAGCGGCGACTATCTCTTGGCCAACTCTTTTAACGAACTGTCAATACTCAAAAATCAAAAC CTCATGGAATTAATCAGCAGCGCCTTACGCGACCTGTCCGAAGCCGAGTTTGTGGGCCGCAGAGATTCGCAAAACAACCCATTACCGTCTCCGTTCGAACCGCTCGACCGAAATAACGATTCGACTCGGCTGCGGTTCAACCCGCTCCAATCATCGTCTGAGCAACTGCAGGGCGACATGCCACTTACGCCCGCACTACACGACTGGACAAAGCGGAACGTACTATCAGCTGGTAGCCTGTTAGGGAAGTCTTGTCAAGGCGCGCTCCTATTGGCCGGTCACGGCGAGCAGTTACAAAAACAGGGTTTTTTGTTCGGTAAACATCTATCGCTCGCCTGGCAG gCGTACTTAGATTTGGAGCCTTTTTTGTCTGATTCAATGTACTCGTTAGGAATGTCTTTCAACCTCACTTCAGCACCAGTTATGTTCCACCTCGAACATGATTCGTCATTATTCAGAGAAATTGACAAGGGCGTTAATTCAATTCAAGATGTCGACTATGTCAAA GTGCACGATGTTGTGGTTAATGGTCCGGGAATTAATTACACGAAACAATTACAAAAGGAGCACTCGAAAAAAGCTATGGAAATTTTGAACGTTTTCGAAGAGAGTGATGCCAGGACAGCATTGTCCAACATAATTATTGCTATGGACCGCGAATAA